In the genome of Chloroflexota bacterium, the window TTGAAGCGCATCGTCGCCCGTTTCCAGGCGTCGGCCTCGGTCAGGCCGATGCAGGTCGCCGTCATCCAGGTGTACCGCAGGCTGGCGGGGTCGCGCCCAATCGCCTCGCAGGCCGCCTTGACACGGTCGCGGCGCTCCACCCACTCGTGCACGAGGCCGCCGGTGTTGTACTCGCGGGCGTACCTGGCGGTCAGCGCCGGCGTGCGCTTCGCCCCCTTGCCACCGACGATCACTGGCATCGGCTGCTGGAGCGGCTTCGGGAAGCCGGGCGCGTTGTCCAACTGGTAGTACGCGCCGCTGAACGACGTAGACTCGGACGGCGACCAGAGGCTGGTGCAGATGTCGATCGCCTCGGTCATCCGGTCGAACCGCTCGCGGAACGAGTTGAACGGGAGACCGTAGGTCTGGTGCTCGCCCTCATACCAGCCGGCCCCGAAGCCGGCGTCGATCCGGCCGCCGCTCATCTGATCGACGGTCGCCACGATCTTCGCGAACTCGGTCGGATGGCGGAACGTCATCGGGCTGACCAGCGCCCCCAGCCTGATCCGTGAGGTCTCGCGGGCCAGTCCAGCCAGCGTCGACCATGCGTCGGTCGCGTCGAGCGTCCGCTGTCCCTGGATCGGGAGCCAGTGGTCGGACCGGAAAAGGCCGCCCCACCCGGCCGCCTCGACCTGTCGCGCCAGGGACAGGAGGCCATCGTACGAGATGCCCTCCTGTCCTTCGATCATCAGGATGAAGCTCTCTGCCGTCGCCTTGCCCAACGTTCTCGTCCCTTCCTCTCGCGCGTCGCCCCGTCAGACTACGGCTTCGGCGCAGCGATCTCGTTGTACGTCTGCTTCGCCTGCGCCATCACGTCGGCCGGGAGCATCACGCCCTGGTCGTTCGCGGCCTTGGTGTTGATCGCCAGCAGGCCGAGCGACGCCTTCTCGATCTTGATCTCGCTCATCGGCTTGCCCGAAAGGTACATGGCCGCCATCTGGCCGCTCTCGTATCCTACCTGCTCGTAGTCGATGCCGAGCGCCGCCGCCGCCCCGCGCGCCGCCGACGACGGATCGTTGGCGAAGACCGGCTTCTTGTTGTCGATAGCGACCTTCACCAGCGCCTCGAATGCCGTCACGACGGTGCTGTCGGTCGAGACGAAGAAGAGATCGATC includes:
- a CDS encoding TIGR03560 family F420-dependent LLM class oxidoreductase, giving the protein MIEGQEGISYDGLLSLARQVEAAGWGGLFRSDHWLPIQGQRTLDATDAWSTLAGLARETSRIRLGALVSPMTFRHPTEFAKIVATVDQMSGGRIDAGFGAGWYEGEHQTYGLPFNSFRERFDRMTEAIDICTSLWSPSESTSFSGAYYQLDNAPGFPKPLQQPMPVIVGGKGAKRTPALTARYAREYNTGGLVHEWVERRDRVKAACEAIGRDPASLRYTWMTATCIGLTEADAWKRATMRFKHAGLSGTVEDWVAEQQGRGMTFGSVEQAAERLRAYAEAGAERFYLQIVPAPEEEHVDLITRELIPRVVG